The region CTGGGCGCTGTACTTGCTTTACCTTTATTATTAATCATGCAGCAGCCTGACTTAGGTACCGCTCTTGTTTTCTTAGCAATCACGGTTGGACTTGTATTTGTTTCAGGCGTAAGCTGGAAAATCATCGCGCCTGCATTTTTAGGTATTACAGCAGTTGGCTCTGTCATTTTGGGACTTGTTGTTTATGCACCTAGCCTATTAGAAAAGTATCTAGGGGTTAAGCAATACCAATTTGGACGTATTTATTCATGGCTTGATCCTGAGTCATATAGTTCCGGTGAGGGCTATCATTTAAAGAAATCGTTAGATGCGATTGGGTCAGGAATGGTAAACGGTAAAGGAATCGGAAATGGAGTTGTCTATTTGCCAGAGGGACAGACCGACTTTATTTTTGCCGTTATTGGAGAAGAGTTTGGCTTTATCGGTGCCAGCATTGTTATTAGTCTTTTCTTCGTACTCGTTTATTACTTGATCAAGCTAGGCCTTGAAACAAAAAATGAATTCAATTCTTACTTATGTGTAGGCGTTATTTCAATGCTTACGTTCCACGTATTCCAAAATATCGGTATGACCATTCAAGTCTTGCCTATTACCGGAATTCCCCTTCCTTTTATTTCATATGGAGGTAGTTCACTGATGGGGAACATGTTTGCAATGGGTCTGATGTTTGGAATCTCATGGCATCACAAACGCTATATGTTTGGAAATGATTAAAGAGAGACGATGGTCTCTCTTTTTTCTTTTATCTACCTATCAAGCATGCTACAATAAAGAAAACGCTTTCGAATTCTGTTTTAAAAGGGGTAGATATGCATGCTTGATTACCAATATCGGCGCAAAGCCTATGCTATTTTGTTAAAACAGACATCCGTAACTTCATCTACATCTTCTTTTTTTACCTGGCTTATACAGCTACTAAAACGAAACGCATAAAAAAGGTGTGCAATTGCACACCTTTTATTTATGGGTCAGCGACGTTAAACCGAGTTGCCTTACGATTTTTTTACTGTCTTCATTGAGCCCTTTTACAATAACCTTTTTATTCAATCGCTCGTACTTATCCATAATTTTTGAGATGCCAATCACAGCCGATTGATCCCATATATGAGAATGACTAAAATCAATAATGATGGTATCTGGGTCTGTTTCATACTGAAATTCATCCATGAAGAAACTGATGGTGGCAAAAAATAATTGCCCTGAAACCCTGTATTGTTTCATATTGCCTTCTATTTGTGAAGTTGTTTTGATTTTAGCCATCTTCCAGCCAAATACAATGGCACTTAAAACAATACCTACCATTACTCCTAGTGCTAAGTTATGTGTAAACAATACGATAACCACCGTAACAATCATTACAATGGCATCCGATAGCGGATATTTCGTTAAGTCTTTAAGGGACTGCCAATCAAATGTACCGGCAGCTACCATAAACATAACGCCTACAAGAGCAGCCATTGGAATTTGTTTAACAACATCGCCAAGCACCATAATTAAGAACAATAAAAAGACTCCGGCGACTAAGGTAGATAACCTTCCTCGTCCCCCTGATTTTACATTAATCATAGATTGTCCAATCATGGCACAGCCAGCCATTCCTCCAAAGAAGCCTGTTACAATATTAGCGATGCCTTGACCGCGCGCTTCTTTATTTTTATTCGAAGGCGTATCTGTAATTTCGTCCAGTACCGTTGCCGTTAGCATAGATTCAAGCAGGCCTACAATCGCTAAAGGAAGCGAATAAGGTAAAATGATAAGCAGTGTCTCCACTGATAAATCAACCTTTGGAAAGTGAAGAATCGGCAGTGAACGCGTAATATTCCCCATATCTCCTACCGTTTTTAAATCTAAATGAAAGACAATCGCTACAATCGTCATCAAGACAATAGCAACAAGCGGAGATGGTATTGCTTTGGTCATGAGCGGAAACAAATAGACGATGAGCAGTGTTCCGGCTACCATCGCGTACATCATCCAATTTGCTCCTTCAAAATGCGGAAGCTGTGCTGAAAAAATTAAAATACCTAGCGCATTTACAAATCCAATCATAACTGTTTGAGGAAGAAACGATAAAAATTTCCCTACTTTCAGAACACCAAATAAAATTTGAATGATTCCGGTTAAAACAGTAGCTGCAAATAAATACTCAATGCCATGGTCTTTCACTAAGTTAATCATCAATAAAGACATCGCTCCTGTTGCAGCTGAAATCATAGCTGGTCTTCCGCCTGTAAAAGCAATCACAATTGCCATACAAAAAGATGCATACAAGCCAACCATAGGATCGACACCGGCGATAATGGAAAAAGCAAGAGCTTCTGGAATAAGCGCAAGAGCAACTGTCATCCCAGACAAAATATCTGCTCGAACGTTTGAAAACCACTGCTGTTTAATACTTGCCATCATGATGGTTTATCACCTCTTATGAATTTTTTATACGATTTTCGACTTTCACGAAAATCAAATCCGTTTTTAACGTATCAAATCGTACCATACAATTTCCTGTTTGGAAACAATTAATTTTCACAAATAAAAAGACGAGAAGCTTGATTGCTTCTCGTCTTTTTATTTGTTACGCGGCGGCATTTCGCTGCCATTCAACAAATAAAAGAAATGAAATTATGTTCATTCATTAATTGCTGCTTCAAGCGCAACAACAATCATATCGTTAAAGGTCGTTTGACGCTCTTCTGACGTTGTTTCTTCACCAGTGAAAATGTGATCACTTACTGTTAAAACCGATAAAGCATTACGGCCGTATTTAGCGGCTAGCGTATATAGAGCCGTTGTTTCCATTTCAACTGCCAATACGCCGTGAGCTGCCAATTTTTCTAGCTGGCCGTCTTCATTGTAAAATTGATCAGATGTAAATACACTTCCTACTTTTAACTGAAGGCCTTTTTCAACACCTGCATCATAAGCGCGCTTTAATAAGTCAAAGTTAGCTGTCGGTGCATAGTCAATAGGACCAAATTTAACGCGGTTCATTTGTGAATCACTTGACGAAGACATGGCTAAAATAACGTCACGTACTTTTACATCTTTTTGAATTGCCCCGCATGTGCCAACGCGAATTAGGTTTTGAACACCATATTCATTCATTAGTTCATTTACATAAATAGCAATTGATGGTACACCCATTCCTGTTCCTTGAACAGAAACGCGCTTTCCTTTATATGTTCCTGTGAATCCAAGCATACCGCGCACTTCGTTATAGCAAGTTACATCTTCTAAAAACGTTTCTGCAATGTATTTTGCGCGAAGTGGATCACCTGGAAGTAAAATCGTTTCTGCAATATCACCTTGTTTTGCCCCAATATGTACGCTCATTTCGTACCTCCTATATGTAAAAAATCTTACGCTTTCACTATACCATATTGTATCCCTTGCATGTCTATTTACTTCTAACATTATGCGTCAAAAATAAAAAGACATACTGCCCAAAAAATGGCGTAGTATGTCTTTTTATATAAGGGTACGCTAATAGCGCAAGGATTTAATAACTTTAGCTGAGGTGATATGTATGGGAAAAAAACATCGCAACCGAATTAATTCGCCTAAAAAGAATAATCATATTCCAAAAGAAGCAATTATAGCAGAACATGAAGCGCATGGGGATGAATATTCAGCAACAAACCGAAAAAATGGCCCTGGCCATCATACTCGTGATTACTAGGGGTCAACATATAAATAAAAAGCGGCCAGATAGGTCGCTTTTACCTTATGTTTAACGTACGTGCAGGCGATTCACTTTTTGCCAGCCGTCTGTCCATAGCTTGTAGTAATACTTTCCTCGAGTACCTTCATCAATTAACAAAATATCGCCTGTGCTAATAAACCTCGCATCACAATCCTTTGGCAAATTATCAGCAATATTAAACATCTGAAATACTTGTGTTGCTGCGTCTTGATGATCGAATGCTGTAATCGTTAGACGATGGACAGGCTTATATCCGCGCTTTTCGCCTTTTTCTTCTGTTTGCATAATGGTTACATCATATTCTGTGCTAATATTAAATTGTTTTTTTATTGTGGTCCACACACTCAACATTCTTCCCTCCACCCAAAAGCAAGTATCTACTCTTTTACGTCATGTATTCTTATATAATTAGTTATAAAATCCGAAAACCCTTTATCGAATCAAAACGTTTTTTGTCGAAATTACTAGTTTTTTCTTGTTAAACATGTACATAAAATATTTGTTTCCCATTTTATCACTAGTTGTTTTTGAATGGATGAATCAATAGGCCTACTTAAACAAATTGAAATATTAACGAAAAAAATGTAACCATTGCTCCTATTTTTTCTTATATATGCGCTTAGAAAGAAGATAGATCCCTAACGACCAAGCAAGTCCTAAACAATATCCTGCTAGTATATCAGTTAAGAAGTGTACGCCTAAATACAAACGGCTAAAGCCAATTAATAAAATAAGAATGGCAATTACGCATGTAGCTGCCGTTTTAATCGCCCTGCTTCTTGTATACATCCATATTAACAAAAGTAATCCGCTGTAAAACGCCATTGAGTTCATGGCATGTCCGCTCGGAAAACTGTAGTGAGATGCGGGAACGACTTGACTCCAGTCAGGTCTTGGTCTTGCAAAAATCTCCTTTAATCCCCAATTTAACGCGCGAACTCCCCAGAAAACGAGCGTCATATATAAAGCGAGCAATCCTTTTCGTTTATAGAGAAGAAAGACCATAACCGCAAACCATATTGGCGCAGTTACATACCAAGATCCTACCGTTGTTATAAATATGATGATGGATGTTAACGTGTCTGTCCTCCATCCTTCAATAGTATGAAGTACATTAAAGTCAAGCTGTTTCACCCAAGGTGTATTAAACGTAAATAATATGAGTAAAAAGAAAGCCAAGAGAGATACAATAAATAGAGAATATTTTGTAGTGCGATTTACCATTTTTTATTTCCTCCAACCTATTAAAAGAAAAAGCATGTAGCGTTCTACATGCTTTACTTATTCACACGTTTTGGCTGAATATAGTCTTCTGGCTTAGGAGCTTGATGAACGACAAATTCAGCCGATAATTCCTCTTTTGCATTTATTTTTTTCGGTTGCTTTGGTTGCGGCATATACCTCTCTCCTTTCTTTTTACTGTCTTTAATATACGAAAAAAAAGGAGAGCTATGCACTTTAGCTATAGCGTGAAATAATATTAGTTAATATATTTTTTAACTGAGGAATTTCTTTTTCAGAAACATGAACATGAACGAGCGACTCATCTGCATCCAGCATTTCAGATAGAAAACCGCCAAATCCTCTGGCACGTCGATCCACTTCTATAAATAAATCGTAGTCATGTAAGCCGCTCGGCTGCACGATGATTTCAATTTCGTCCACTTTCCCAGCATACACTCCACCGCTTGGAACAAATTCAAATTCTTGAACAAAAGGAAGTCTTTTTCTCATCCTGCGAGGAGCTTCTTCGCACTCGACTTGGCGCAAGCGAAAGCCAAGCTGTTCCATGGCTTCAATTGTGCTTGTTACCATAAGGTTAGGAAGCACTTTTACATGATCAATATCCGACGGATCAACCGCATCTTTAATATCAAGGCTCGTCGCCACCCAAACCCGGGTTCTCCCTAATGTAACAGGCGTATCATCAGGCAGCTGAAATGTAAAAGGAATAGACTTCGTTTCAGATGGTTGAATCGTGAACGGGTCGTTAATCTTAAACGTATTAAGCTCAATATCCTGCTTGTATTTTTTATCGTCTCTTTCTTTTACATAGGTTGTGAATAGACGCAGATAGATGCTGTCAATTTTCTGTTCAACATTGCCTCCATACACTTCAACAATCCCTTCAATCTTTTCACCAGCACGAAATTCATCATTGACAAGCTTAGCGTCCACTCGCGCTGCACCAATTCCAATGCGGGCTAACGCTTTATTAAATAGCGCCATATTTTCCCCTCCCCGAGTTCTTACTATTTATATAGTCATAAATATCTTTTTGTAAACTTTTAATACTTTCATACGATTCATCGGCTCTCAGCATTTTTTGAATGATGGTCTTAATAGGTGTCGACAAACTTAGCTCTTGTTCCCAGCTTCTTTCTTGTTTCTCCGTCGGCTCATAACCAGAGTATAATAAAAATAAAAGAAAATGACCAAGTGCATAGATATCGCTTGCAACAGATGTTTGTCTCATAAACTGCTGTTCTTCTATAAGGCTGCTTGTTTCTTCATGATCCCCTAACAATCTAGCAAGACCAAAGTCAATAACATAGATGGTTCCTTTAACATCAATAATGTTTGGAATACGAAGATCACGGTGAACAATTCCTTGCTCATGAATAACGGAAACTACTTCTAGGATATCAAGTAAAATTCCAAGCGCTTTTTCTTCCGTATATACGCACTTTTCTTCAAAAATTAAATCTTCAAACGTTTTTCCTTGAATCAACTCCATCACTAGGAAACATCCTTCATCTGTTTCGATAACTTCATACAGCGAAGGAATTTGAGGGTGATTTAATTGAGACAGCAATTTCGCTTCATAATGATAAGACTTCAACCCCTGAGGCGTGCGCTGCTTCGTTTTACGGAGCTGTTTTACTACTACCTCTTTTTGTTGCACAATGTCGTTAGCAACATATGTTATACCATAGCTTCCCATTCCCAGTACATTTATGATTTCATAGCGCTCACAAATGACTTTTCCTTTTTTAAAAGGACGGTCAACTAGCCAGCGATGAAGGTGTTTGAACATTCGTTTTTTCATTCCAAATCAACTTGAGAAAAAGCTTGAGAAGAAGCTTCCGCTTTTACGTTTGCGCTTATAGTGGTGATGGCCATATTTTGAATGACTGTGGCTGTCATAATATTTGCTGCGTTTATAATCGCTACTGCTGCTATGGTGACGCGGACGTCTGTAATGATGATCACTGCTACTGTAGTGACGAGGACGTCGATAGTGTCGATCGCTGCTGCTGTAGCGTCGATGTTTAGATCCAGTTAATGATTCAAAAATTTTTCTGAACATAAAGAAAACCTCTTTTCTTAACATTTGTTACCCTTTATACGTACGAAATGTTATAAAGGTTTCAAAAAATCCCTTACCCTTTTTTTATATAGTTAAACGTTTCAAAGGAGGCCTAACATGACTTCTACTGACACAAATTCCCTCATTAGATTGGAGGATGTTCTTCGCCTGCAGCAAATGATGCAGCTCAAACCTCCTGCTACTCTCCCGCTGTCTTTTATCGGAGAAGACGTAAAATTGATTAAAGAGATTCGAAAAAAAGTAAAAAAAGCTAATCAAAACAATGTTACACGTACACAAGCTTATTTAGACTATTATCAAAAGCACCCTGAAATT is a window of Priestia aryabhattai DNA encoding:
- a CDS encoding FtsW/RodA/SpoVE family cell cycle protein, translated to MGENQRNVSRFDWNLAFLIFLLFCVSVVAIHSAEKIGQYDKNFVAQQVVFYIIGMVIIGFVMRFDSDQLQKLTWVFYGFGNFLLLLLLVAPSSIAREINGAKSWFTLPGFSLQPSEFMKVFLIITLSTVIVKHNEKYRIRTVREDFLLLGKLGAVLALPLLLIMQQPDLGTALVFLAITVGLVFVSGVSWKIIAPAFLGITAVGSVILGLVVYAPSLLEKYLGVKQYQFGRIYSWLDPESYSSGEGYHLKKSLDAIGSGMVNGKGIGNGVVYLPEGQTDFIFAVIGEEFGFIGASIVISLFFVLVYYLIKLGLETKNEFNSYLCVGVISMLTFHVFQNIGMTIQVLPITGIPLPFISYGGSSLMGNMFAMGLMFGISWHHKRYMFGND
- a CDS encoding SulP family inorganic anion transporter, whose translation is MMASIKQQWFSNVRADILSGMTVALALIPEALAFSIIAGVDPMVGLYASFCMAIVIAFTGGRPAMISAATGAMSLLMINLVKDHGIEYLFAATVLTGIIQILFGVLKVGKFLSFLPQTVMIGFVNALGILIFSAQLPHFEGANWMMYAMVAGTLLIVYLFPLMTKAIPSPLVAIVLMTIVAIVFHLDLKTVGDMGNITRSLPILHFPKVDLSVETLLIILPYSLPLAIVGLLESMLTATVLDEITDTPSNKNKEARGQGIANIVTGFFGGMAGCAMIGQSMINVKSGGRGRLSTLVAGVFLLFLIMVLGDVVKQIPMAALVGVMFMVAAGTFDWQSLKDLTKYPLSDAIVMIVTVVIVLFTHNLALGVMVGIVLSAIVFGWKMAKIKTTSQIEGNMKQYRVSGQLFFATISFFMDEFQYETDPDTIIIDFSHSHIWDQSAVIGISKIMDKYERLNKKVIVKGLNEDSKKIVRQLGLTSLTHK
- the deoD gene encoding purine-nucleoside phosphorylase, with translation MSVHIGAKQGDIAETILLPGDPLRAKYIAETFLEDVTCYNEVRGMLGFTGTYKGKRVSVQGTGMGVPSIAIYVNELMNEYGVQNLIRVGTCGAIQKDVKVRDVILAMSSSSDSQMNRVKFGPIDYAPTANFDLLKRAYDAGVEKGLQLKVGSVFTSDQFYNEDGQLEKLAAHGVLAVEMETTALYTLAAKYGRNALSVLTVSDHIFTGEETTSEERQTTFNDMIVVALEAAINE
- a CDS encoding phosphatase PAP2 family protein, with translation MVNRTTKYSLFIVSLLAFFLLILFTFNTPWVKQLDFNVLHTIEGWRTDTLTSIIIFITTVGSWYVTAPIWFAVMVFLLYKRKGLLALYMTLVFWGVRALNWGLKEIFARPRPDWSQVVPASHYSFPSGHAMNSMAFYSGLLLLIWMYTRSRAIKTAATCVIAILILLIGFSRLYLGVHFLTDILAGYCLGLAWSLGIYLLSKRIYKKK
- a CDS encoding sporulation protein; this encodes MALFNKALARIGIGAARVDAKLVNDEFRAGEKIEGIVEVYGGNVEQKIDSIYLRLFTTYVKERDDKKYKQDIELNTFKINDPFTIQPSETKSIPFTFQLPDDTPVTLGRTRVWVATSLDIKDAVDPSDIDHVKVLPNLMVTSTIEAMEQLGFRLRQVECEEAPRRMRKRLPFVQEFEFVPSGGVYAGKVDEIEIIVQPSGLHDYDLFIEVDRRARGFGGFLSEMLDADESLVHVHVSEKEIPQLKNILTNIISRYS
- a CDS encoding serine/threonine protein kinase, encoding MKKRMFKHLHRWLVDRPFKKGKVICERYEIINVLGMGSYGITYVANDIVQQKEVVVKQLRKTKQRTPQGLKSYHYEAKLLSQLNHPQIPSLYEVIETDEGCFLVMELIQGKTFEDLIFEEKCVYTEEKALGILLDILEVVSVIHEQGIVHRDLRIPNIIDVKGTIYVIDFGLARLLGDHEETSSLIEEQQFMRQTSVASDIYALGHFLLFLLYSGYEPTEKQERSWEQELSLSTPIKTIIQKMLRADESYESIKSLQKDIYDYINSKNSGRGKYGAI